The window GCAGAGGTCCATCGACGTATTGGTCATCACGGAGCCATACTACGTGTCTCCCCAGCCCAACTGGGCTGGTGACCCGCGGAACTCCGTGACGATCACTGTGGCGACCGGTCCGGGCTCCTTGCCCCTATCTGTCCGGGATAGAGAAGTCGGATTTGTCTCCGCCTATTGGGGCGACAATCTGATCTTCGGGGCTTACTTCTCTCCCAATGCTCCTTTGGCTGAGTACCAGTTGTTCCTGGATCGCCTGGGAACCGCTGTCAGGAGATCGACTCAGTCCAAAGTGATTGTACTTGGTGACTTCAATGCCCATAGTACAGCATGGGGATCCCCGGAGACAGATGACCGCGGTGAGGCGGTAGAGGAGTGGGCGGCATTGTGCGGTCTTGTGCTGCTCAATTGTGGCTCAACCGATACGTGGGTGCGACGGCAGAGCGGGTCCATAGTGGACTTAACGTTCGCTAGCCCTGCCCTAGCATCGCGCGTGTCGAACTGGCGGGTTCTGGATGATGTGGAGACACTCTCGGACCACCGCTACGTTACGTTCGAGGTCTCCACCTCATCCGGGGATAACATCTCCCGGCGGGAAGACAGACCATCGGTTTTCCCGAGGTGGTCACTCGTGCGCCTCAACGAGGAGCTGCTGGAGGAGGCTGCGATTGTCCAGGCATGGACCATGCAGCCCGTAGATCCGGCAGAGGTACACGAGGGAGCCCTCAAATTCAGAGAGGCCCTGACACGGATGTGCGACGCGGCTATGCCTCGAGCCAAGAGGCGGCCCCCAAGGCGAGCGGTATACTGGTGGACTCAAGATATAGCTGATCTGCGCGAAGCTTGCGTTGCGGCGCGTCGAGAGTTCACCAGATACCGAAGACTGCAGAGTCGCAGCGAAGAAAGGGAGGACCTGCTGCATAACATCTACAGCCAGTCCAAAAAGTCCCTTCAACTGGCCATCAGCAGGTCCAAAACCCTCTCCAGGCAGGAGATGCTGGAGGATCTTAACAGGGATCCGTGGGGACGTCCGTACCGTGCGGCGAGATGCAAATTTCGCCCACAGGCGCCCCCGATCACGGAAACCCTGCAGCCTCAACTGTTGGAGGATGTAGTGACGGGTCTGTTCCCGGACAGCTCCGATCACACCCCACCAACCATGGCGGATTCCCTAGAGGAAGAGGCCGAAGAGATCCCTCCACTGAGGTCGCTGGAGGTTCGCGCTGCCGCGATGAGGTTACGGGCCAAAAACACCGCGCCCGGACCTGATGGAGTCCCGGGTCGGGTTCTGGCATTGTCGTTAGACAAGTTGGGGGCTCACCTAGCCGAGCTTCTCGACGCCTGTTTGGCGACGAGCCAGTTCCCGACGTGTTGGAAGGAGGGTCGGTTAGTCCTTCTCAAGAAGGATGGGCGCCCTGCGGAGTCACCTTCTGCATACCGCCCCATAGTGCTATTGGATGATACGGGAAAGCTCTTCGAGCGTATCATTGCCTCCCGTATCACCCAGCACCTAACCAACACTGGCCCTAACCTGTCGGACAACCAGTTCGGATTCCGAGTGAGCCGATCGACGATCGACGCGATCACACGCGTCAAGGCTCTCTCGGAAGAAGCGGTCGACTCTGGCGGCGTGTTGTTGGCGGTGTCTCTGGACATCGCCAACGCTTTTAATTCGCTGCCATTTGGGAGTATTCTGGAGGCGATCCGATTCCACCGGCTTCCCCAATACCTACGGAGGCTGATTGCAGTCTACCTGCACAACAGAGTGGTATTGTATACAGGACAGGATGGCTCTCTACATCGACGGGCTGTCGGatgcggtgttccacaggggtCGGTCCTAGGTCCACTTCTGTGGAACATCGGGTTTGACTGGACCCTGCGGGGTGATCTTCCCCCAGGCCTTAGCGTTGTCTGCTATGCAGACGACACCTTGGTCACGGCACGAGGGGAAAATTATGAGGAGGCGGCTGCGCTAGCTTCAGCTGGCGTCCAACAAGTGGTGGAACGGATCGAGTCGTTGGGCCTAAAGGTGGCCCTCAACAAAACTGAGGCTCTGTGCTTTCACGGTCCTCGGAGGGGGCCACCCGCAGGTGCCAGCATCGTGATTGGCGGTTGCCGGGTCGAGGTAAAGTCTCAGATGAAATATCTGGGGCTTTACCTTGATCCGAAGTGGAACTTCCGAGAGCATTTTCGGAGATTAGCTCCTAAACTAATCAGTGCCGCATCTGCTCTCGGAAGGTTACTGCCGAACTTGGGAGGCCCGAGCGTCACCTGCCGTCGCCTGTACACGGGCGTAGTTCGGTCCATGGCGCTCTATGGTGCACCGGTGTGGGTCGGGGCTCTGACTGGCCCGAACAAGACCATGCTGTTTCGTGCGCAGCGGGTCATGGCAGTCAGAGTCGCCCGAGGATACCGCACAATTTCACACGAGGCGGCCTGTGTCCTCGCGGGCACACCTCCGTGGGACCTAGACGCCGAAGTTCTTGCGGAGGTCTACGAGAGATGCGCGGTGGCTAAAGCGCAGGGAGATGGTCCAGATCCCGAAGACCTGGCCCGTTGGAGGAAGCGCGCTCAACGCAATCTGCTGCGAAGGTGGAGGCAGCGATTGGAAGAGCCGTGCGCTGGCTTGCGGACCGTGGCGGCTGTTCGCCCAGTCCTGAAGGAGTGGGTGAACCGACGCCACGGCTCGCTCACCTTTAGGCTGGTGCAGATCCTGTCGGGGCATGGCAGCTTCGGCAGGTATCTGTGCCACATAGCCGGCAGGGAGCCGTTGGCAGTGTGTCACCACTGCGCTTGCAGTGACGACACCGCTGACCATACACTGGGGGTCTGTCCAGCATGGGCGCAACAGCGAGCGGTGCTCGCCTCAGTGGTTGGGAACGACCTCTCGCTGCCAGCCGTGGTCAACGCCATGGTTGGCAGCAAGAGAGCGTGGGAGGCGATGGTCTCCTTCTGTGAGGACGTGGTGGCACAGAAGGAGGCTGCCGAACGGACCCGAGAGGACGACCCCCTCTCGGATCCTATCCGACGAAGGCGTACTGGGCGGAGAAGGGGGGTATTTGCTCGCCAACTCTTGCCTAGTTAGCCAAGCCCTCGGGCGACGGAAGCGGGGAAATTCCGTCGCCCGATTCCATCTAGGGCTCGTGGAGGATGTGATCTGCCGTGTGTTCCCGGCAGATCACATAACATCGGAGATCAGGATGGACTGCTCCTCCCATCCTGTATTCAGGGAGTGTCCGAATCGGACAGCGCCGACGGGTGCACGGAAGAGTGTGCCAACGTCCCCGGACACCCGCCAATCGGCGAAGGAAGTGgaacaccgaggagttttagtgagtaggagtctcacataacccagtcgctttccccgggcggctgggtatccatgatggatttctcctcgtaaaaaaaaaaaaaaaaaaaggttaggttaggttcccccccaatggattctcgccttgtcgtggcgggggggctcagtagctgcatcggcgggtgccgctttagcccaatgatgcagtgaagctaagaagaatccagcgcggcggtggcaaagtccatcgctgcgcaacccgtaaccccttagcgctttgtggtggggcgccaaaggggtcgggggccgcttccacattgagtggagggggccgcgaggagacaacctctgtaaaaaaccgccgggaggaggcgtttcgcctgcgcgcggcggtcgttcgtattgcacggcggccgtcgggccacccgcaaccctcggtattccgaggcgtgggggccgctcccacgtaagtggggggggccgcgaggagacaacctctttaaaaaatccacccggaggaggagggcgcgtggcgccgtcggcgacgggttcggcggccatgaatacatgcccgtcggacaggcttcggccaccgtcgccaaacttgttatcctggttaggtgtcgtggacatgtctcgcggcctaccaggaccaaggggcttgccttggtcggccggcccaagaggagccaacctcaataaaaaacccccaaagtcccggcgttgaggtgccttcgggccttcgcgcggcgtcggggcgccggaaggtggcggagggggtattctccgccagctagcgaccaaccctggggcacctcccgcaccccagtggtattagggttatccgggtacagggggcactgcccggatggaccaccctttcccccattCTCGTGGGTCTAAAAATGGATtgttctaataataaaaaagacgtTGTGGAGGAGCGTGATGTAAAGAAAGGGAGTAAAGATGGAAGAGCAGGTGAAATTAAGAGTGCTCAGGCACAGTGGATAATCAACGGCCGTGAAGCGGACACTAAGTCCGCGGGGCACCCTGCGATGCAACCGGGaaccaccaccccggaagcATTGCAAGGCCCTGGCCTAGGCGCGTGCGCCAACCGTCTCCGAAAGGGGACAGATGAGGAGGGAGTTGACTCCGGAGAGCCGATCCTTAGCGGCAAGGATCGGCTACTCGAAGTCGAAAAAGGGCGTCGACTGAGCGTAGTGCTAACGCGCTGCGACTCACCCGTCACCACGAGAGCGTCTGGCCAGGAGGAGGAGTCAATGGACTCAGACTCCTCCTGTGCCAGTATGGTGACGGTAACGTCGGAGAGGTCGGAACTAAGACGGCCGTTCCTAAAAAGGAACCTGTCGGACCTCGAGCCAGAAGATGATTCTGGGGACTCTGTTGGGTCGTCCCTCAAAGGGGCGGCGCACAGGTCCAAGAGGGGGAGAGGGCGCCCGATATCAACCGGCAAATATgtcggcctggccgcagccaAGGCCGCATATAACGCCGAAATAGCCGAAAGTCTTCGGCTCATGGCTGAGGTGGAAGTTGCGGACGCGGTTCGAGGCGTaagggaggctagggcctctcTACAGCCCAGCCTCCAATCGGGGGCACAATCAGCGGAGGAAGCAGAGCAGTCGGGGGCAGCCTTAGCTGGCATCGTCAAGGCGTCCCTGGACACAATCTTGATGGTGGCCAGTAAGTCCTCGCAGCTGAAGGGGACATACGTCCGGGCTCTAAAGGACGCTGTAAAAGGCATCCAGGAGGCGGTGTCGCTTATTAGAGCTCGGACCACGTCTGAAGAGGTCTTACGGCTGGAAGCTGCCAATGACCAGCTGTCGAGAGAAGTGGCTGTTCTGCGTAGAGACCTGCAGGAATTGCGGCAGCGGCCAAGCCAGTCCCAGGAACCGGACCTGAGACAGATGCTGGAGGAGTCAGCACGAGCCAACGCCGAAATGTTTGGCCGTATGCTCAACGCGCGGCTGGCCGGCATCGAGGACCGACTTCTCCCCGAACCACGCCGACGGCCCCCGCTTGCAGCGGACGCCAGAGCTGCTAAGGGCAACCCTGCTCCCA is drawn from Pectinophora gossypiella chromosome 19, ilPecGoss1.1, whole genome shotgun sequence and contains these coding sequences:
- the LOC126375412 gene encoding LOW QUALITY PROTEIN: uncharacterized protein LOC126375412 (The sequence of the model RefSeq protein was modified relative to this genomic sequence to represent the inferred CDS: inserted 1 base in 1 codon), producing the protein MSKKAIVELVDLKYAKKRTEFTDDIGDESGNDCARSGEEKALPADSTNPGAALSSVVESGSCSVAAATPRKGIGKRGLVKDPEPLCPSGKDQGLKAQAPSTCRGMTGGSLEKGEKDLKRPGEGTVVLMSESESDCSGMDTAVSFSDGGFVAGDRRRKKRSAPEADSSGESCASSVIAPKSTAKRGRGRPPTTGHYVGLAKAKEALVSAQRAELDLLDETEVLQSTRELATVPADSLEKRVESGVKVILEVARRSKNLKGTFVSALKKAATQIEQAVAALSERTCDEEVKVLRSENAELRRRVESLGEEMFKLREDLGRLSAERSRSVTCVPQPEEGSMADQRSAILSDIDHMIDIKLARLESRLLPPSAFRPPLQADLNKLAPQASGAKAPTANAVKASTAKAAKAPTAKAAKKAANTADPPTPTPTRGKATPSQGTQPPVETWSEVVRKGKKGKKARKSEAAPTAQTTPSQPPASHVGTTRPRGKARPSEVRGNGKAKALLRPPRFAAVTLTLRPEASEEGMTYAKVLTKARLEVDLKQLGIEGLHFRKAATGARVLEIPGKESGDKAELLAAKLREVLPETVRVARPMRCADVLISGLDDSASAESITAAVVEAGKCSAEHVRVGPIRVGVFGVGSALVECPVEAAKMLVDSGRLLVGWSXSRVRALGPRPMKCYRCFEIGHTGLQCQSPVDRSRNCFRCGQEGHMSSTCTGDLHCPICRAAGKPANHATGGRKCARPKRGKKGTARTPAPSQISREPPQEDLVMQTMLQRSIDVLVITEPYYVSPQPNWAGDPRNSVTITVATGPGSLPLSVRDREVGFVSAYWGDNLIFGAYFSPNAPLAEYQLFLDRLGTAVRRSTQSKVIVLGDFNAHSTAWGSPETDDRGEAVEEWAALCGLVLLNCGSTDTWVRRQSGSIVDLTFASPALASRVSNWRVLDDVETLSDHRYVTFEVSTSSGDNISRREDRPSVFPRWSLVRLNEELLEEAAIVQAWTMQPVDPAEVHEGALKFREALTRMCDAAMPRAKRRPPRRAVYWWTQDIADLREACVAARREFTRYRRLQSRSEEREDLLHNIYSQSKKSLQLAISRSKTLSRQEMLEDLNRDPWGRPYRAARCKFRPQAPPITETLQPQLLEDVVTGLFPDSSDHTPPTMADSLEEEAEEIPPLRSLEVRAAAMRLRAKNTAPGPDGVPGRVLALSLDKLGAHLAELLDACLATSQFPTCWKEGRLVLLKKDGRPAESPSAYRPIVLLDDTGKLFERIIASRITQHLTNTGPNLSDNQFGFRVSRSTIDAITRVKALSEEAVDSGGVLLAVSLDIANAFNSLPFGSILEAIRFHRLPQYLRRLIAVYLHNRVVLYTGQDGSLHRRAVGCGVPQGSVLGPLLWNIGFDWTLRGDLPPGLSVVCYADDTLVTARGENYEEAAALASAGVQQVVERIESLGLKVALNKTEALCFHGPRRGPPAGASIVIGGCRVEVKSQMKYLGLYLDPKWNFREHFRRLAPKLISAASALGRLLPNLGGPSVTCRRLYTGVVRSMALYGAPVWVGALTGPNKTMLFRAQRVMAVRVARGYRTISHEAACVLAGTPPWDLDAEVLAEVYERCAVAKAQGDGPDPEDLARWRKRAQRNLLRRWRQRLEEPCAGLRTVAAVRPVLKEWVNRRHGSLTFRLVQILSGHGSFGRYLCHIAGREPLAVCHHCACSDDTADHTLGVCPAWAQQRAVLASVVGNDLSLPAVVNAMVGSKRAWEAMVSFCEDVVAQKEAAERTREDDPLSDPIRRRRTGRRRGVFARQLLPS